One segment of Moorella sp. E308F DNA contains the following:
- a CDS encoding flippase yields MINRLLRHPVGQNILYLYGVRFAGYLIPLFTLPYLARVMGAETFGLLAFAQSFALWLALLVEYGFNLSATRDVARYREDASRVAGIAAGVLGAKGLLLVLSLGIAGLSWLAAPLFHDHSALLWWAWLAAIFQGLSPLWYFQGIERMQTPALLDIGSRVLVMLGIFALVKAREDAWRVLALQAFGNGMAVGLSLNLMYREVRFRLPTLWDTWQALRLGFSMFFFRSAVSLYTTANAFILGLFVAPALVAYYAGAEKIAKAVLALVGPISQALYPRVSHEIARDYSRARRLARFSLFVMGLSGGLMAAGLIIAAPLAVRVLLGPGYEPAVPVLRLMALLLPIIALSNVFGIQWMLPLGLDRNFNVIIVSAGLLNLVLAVLLAPRFGPQGMAWAVVISEAFVTLAMYVILSRLGLSPLQEETV; encoded by the coding sequence ATGATTAATCGTCTGCTTCGGCATCCTGTAGGGCAAAACATTCTGTATCTATATGGCGTTCGTTTTGCAGGATACCTTATCCCGCTTTTTACGTTGCCCTACCTAGCGCGGGTAATGGGGGCCGAGACCTTCGGTTTACTTGCTTTCGCGCAGTCGTTTGCCCTCTGGCTGGCTCTTCTCGTGGAGTACGGGTTCAACCTTTCGGCGACCCGCGACGTAGCCCGTTATCGGGAGGACGCATCCAGGGTGGCTGGTATCGCGGCGGGGGTTCTGGGGGCAAAGGGTTTGCTACTGGTTTTGAGCTTGGGAATAGCTGGCCTATCTTGGTTGGCGGCGCCCCTTTTTCACGACCATTCAGCGTTACTCTGGTGGGCCTGGCTGGCGGCTATATTTCAAGGTCTGAGCCCGCTTTGGTACTTCCAGGGGATCGAACGCATGCAAACGCCAGCTTTGCTGGATATCGGCAGCCGTGTGCTCGTGATGCTGGGCATCTTTGCTCTCGTTAAGGCCCGCGAAGATGCCTGGCGGGTACTAGCCCTCCAGGCGTTTGGTAATGGCATGGCGGTTGGACTGTCCCTTAACCTAATGTACAGGGAAGTGCGTTTCCGCCTTCCCACACTTTGGGACACCTGGCAAGCTCTTCGCCTGGGTTTTAGCATGTTCTTCTTCCGGAGCGCGGTAAGCCTATATACGACTGCGAACGCCTTTATTCTCGGGCTCTTCGTTGCACCTGCCCTCGTAGCATACTATGCAGGAGCAGAAAAGATTGCCAAGGCGGTGCTAGCGTTAGTCGGTCCCATCTCCCAGGCCTTATACCCTAGAGTGAGTCATGAAATCGCGAGGGACTATAGTAGGGCGCGTCGTTTGGCCCGGTTTAGCCTATTTGTGATGGGGCTGTCTGGGGGACTGATGGCTGCGGGGCTTATTATTGCGGCACCTCTAGCAGTGCGCGTATTACTCGGTCCAGGATACGAGCCAGCAGTCCCCGTGCTACGGCTCATGGCTTTGTTGCTCCCCATTATCGCGTTGAGTAACGTTTTTGGCATTCAGTGGATGCTACCCCTGGGCCTAGATCGTAATTTCAACGTGATCATTGTTTCTGCTGGACTGCTCAATCTCGTTTTGGCGGTATTGCTCGCCCCTCGCTTTGGCCCGCAAGGTATGGCCTGGGCAGTGGTCATTTCTGAAGCTTTTGTCACATTGGCTATGTATGTTATACTTTCGCGTCTGGGGCTTAGCCCCCTGCAGGAGGAGACGGTATGA
- the glf gene encoding UDP-galactopyranose mutase, translating into MKVDWLIVGAGFTGATLAERIASVMGQKVLLVERRDHIGGNAYDEYNEHGILVHRYGPHIFHTNSKKVWDYLSRFTRWRTYQHRVLGIVEGKKIPIPFNLNSLYAIFPPRHAERLEEKLVGYYGLGAKVPILRLRENEDKDIRFLAEYVYQNIFYGYTLKQWGLRPEELDPSVTERVPVYISRDDRYFQDIYQAIPGEGYTAMFRQMLRNPNIKILLNTDFREILDEVRFNRMIYTGPIDAFFDYMHGPLPYRSLRFEFVTLHQEWFQEAGTVNYPNEYDFTRITEQKHLSGQQLPVTTLVYEYPEAYRPGENDPYYPVLREENREVYARCLEEAKKLKGTVLFAGRLADYKYYNMDQAVERALKLFEGEVAR; encoded by the coding sequence ATGAAGGTAGATTGGCTGATCGTGGGCGCAGGGTTCACGGGGGCTACGCTGGCCGAGCGGATCGCTTCGGTGATGGGTCAGAAAGTGCTTTTGGTTGAACGTCGCGACCACATCGGGGGCAACGCCTATGACGAGTACAACGAACACGGCATCTTGGTACATCGCTACGGTCCCCATATCTTCCACACCAACAGCAAGAAGGTCTGGGACTATCTATCCCGCTTCACGCGGTGGCGGACTTACCAACATCGGGTACTGGGGATTGTGGAAGGGAAGAAGATACCTATACCGTTCAACTTAAATTCCCTTTACGCCATTTTCCCTCCCCGCCATGCCGAGCGCCTGGAGGAAAAACTCGTCGGCTATTATGGTCTGGGCGCAAAGGTGCCAATTCTGAGACTTCGGGAGAATGAGGACAAGGACATTCGCTTTTTGGCCGAGTATGTTTACCAGAACATCTTCTACGGTTACACTCTGAAGCAGTGGGGACTGAGGCCGGAGGAACTCGACCCTTCCGTAACCGAGAGGGTACCGGTCTACATAAGCCGTGACGACCGCTACTTCCAGGACATCTACCAGGCCATCCCTGGCGAGGGCTATACCGCTATGTTTCGCCAAATGCTCCGGAATCCCAACATCAAGATCTTGCTCAACACCGACTTCCGGGAGATCCTGGATGAGGTGCGCTTTAACCGCATGATCTACACCGGGCCTATTGATGCCTTCTTTGACTATATGCATGGGCCGCTCCCCTACCGCTCGTTGCGCTTTGAGTTCGTAACTTTGCATCAGGAGTGGTTCCAGGAAGCAGGTACGGTAAACTACCCCAACGAGTACGACTTCACCCGAATCACTGAGCAGAAGCACCTCTCGGGGCAGCAATTGCCGGTGACTACCTTGGTTTACGAATACCCAGAGGCCTACCGGCCGGGGGAGAACGATCCCTACTACCCGGTGCTCCGGGAGGAGAATCGGGAAGTCTATGCACGTTGCCTGGAGGAAGCTAAGAAGCTGAAGGGTACAGTACTCTTTGCTGGGCGATTGGCAGACTACAAGTACTACAATATGGACCAGGCTGTGGAAAGAGCCTTGAAGCTATTTGAAGGGGAGGTAGCCAGGTGA
- a CDS encoding glycosyltransferase family 2 protein, whose translation MNERVCAVVVTYNRKTLLRECLHSLITQTRPPDEILVVNNASTDGTREMLQNEFPLVKVIDLPSNMGGAGGFHEGMKWAYEEGYNWIWLMDDDGIPAADCLQRLLELGDNELSIRAPLVLRKDDSEKRLAFGLVYKGRRIEREKDALGAAVGFLLEGVSNPFNGVLVHRSVVKKTGLPQKEFFLWGDETEYMLRAKKFGVKIGTVVKALFFHPPNRMLPKSVKVLWVSFSVHHTEDHLRNFLILRNGAYIAARYYGLTRMLKHFIKYFLFYLQEYGLIAGLWSLRVAWMGLRGDFKMPEALNWRS comes from the coding sequence GTGAACGAACGTGTGTGTGCTGTTGTAGTGACCTATAACCGCAAGACTCTTCTACGGGAGTGTCTGCACTCGTTGATTACGCAGACGCGGCCCCCAGACGAAATACTGGTCGTGAACAATGCCAGCACTGATGGGACGCGCGAGATGCTTCAGAACGAGTTCCCCCTGGTAAAAGTAATAGATCTCCCCAGTAACATGGGCGGAGCAGGGGGATTCCACGAGGGAATGAAGTGGGCCTACGAAGAGGGTTATAACTGGATCTGGTTGATGGATGATGACGGAATTCCGGCGGCGGATTGTTTGCAAAGGTTGCTTGAATTGGGCGACAATGAGCTAAGTATACGAGCTCCATTGGTATTACGAAAGGATGATTCCGAGAAAAGGCTCGCGTTCGGCCTGGTTTACAAGGGGCGCAGAATAGAGAGAGAAAAAGATGCCTTGGGTGCTGCAGTGGGCTTTTTACTGGAAGGTGTTTCTAACCCTTTCAATGGCGTCTTAGTTCACAGGAGCGTTGTAAAAAAGACTGGTCTTCCCCAAAAAGAGTTCTTTTTATGGGGAGATGAGACAGAATATATGCTGCGAGCAAAGAAGTTCGGAGTAAAAATCGGCACTGTTGTGAAGGCTTTATTCTTTCACCCACCAAATCGAATGTTGCCGAAGTCGGTGAAGGTGCTTTGGGTATCATTCAGCGTACACCATACTGAAGATCACCTGAGAAATTTCCTCATTCTCAGAAACGGAGCCTATATTGCTGCGCGGTATTACGGTTTAACCAGAATGCTAAAGCACTTCATCAAATACTTTTTATTCTACCTTCAGGAGTATGGATTAATTGCCGGGCTTTGGAGTTTGCGTGTGGCGTGGATGGGGTTGCGGGGCGATTTCAAAATGCCAGAAGCCCTTAATTGGAGAAGTTAA
- a CDS encoding O-antigen ligase family protein: protein MSITTLVSGLGTFLVVFTSLHQVRRSAVLLLLVILMAPYLSIFGLDFRTEMILLPTLFGVLLLRRFYLGLAIPSVIWLLLALWLWLFTVSAIGIMSGVVDSVLLINAYAFVRPILIVLIFFNLDLSHDDAWRLLRYFAYTAIPLGLLSIGQSLGIPLAIILTVEGYTSAFRTSVANLLEATGTILRSTSIFESPVYAAVYFLLALGTALLWLMVPPEKLNHKQRLFLIISVLCAAVGGLLTLSSTFFAGISLLIIWLMFRLPIRRKIRFLLISIVFAVLLAFIVSLLGSHESRLEGSLSYQVSRIVNLTLFDTRYDPERGFLANAIKAILERPLTGWGWSRLEDVFVGDSIYVVLAYYGGIIALGLFLIALFFIALAALRSGFLGEILLLWLVVFLATGLGSPSFFIPRLGEWWWALVGIALADNSRRRRVCCIK, encoded by the coding sequence ATGAGTATAACGACCTTGGTATCGGGCTTGGGCACTTTTCTAGTAGTATTTACTTCACTGCATCAAGTGAGGCGATCCGCCGTATTGCTTCTTTTGGTCATCCTGATGGCCCCCTATCTAAGCATTTTTGGCTTGGACTTCCGCACCGAAATGATTCTTTTACCCACTCTCTTTGGGGTCCTTTTATTGCGTAGATTTTATTTGGGCTTGGCTATCCCTTCCGTGATCTGGTTGCTCCTAGCCCTTTGGTTATGGCTCTTTACGGTATCCGCGATTGGTATAATGAGCGGAGTTGTAGACAGCGTTTTGTTGATTAACGCTTACGCTTTTGTAAGACCCATTCTGATAGTGTTAATTTTCTTCAATCTGGATTTATCGCATGACGACGCTTGGCGCCTGTTACGCTATTTTGCGTACACGGCTATACCTTTAGGATTACTTTCTATTGGCCAGAGCCTAGGAATTCCGCTGGCAATAATACTAACGGTGGAAGGTTATACTTCGGCATTTCGTACTTCCGTGGCAAATCTACTAGAAGCTACGGGAACAATTCTACGTTCTACTAGCATCTTTGAAAGCCCTGTCTACGCTGCCGTTTATTTTCTACTTGCCCTTGGTACGGCCCTTCTTTGGCTAATGGTACCTCCAGAAAAACTAAACCATAAACAGAGACTTTTTCTAATAATTTCCGTCCTTTGTGCAGCCGTGGGAGGTTTACTAACGTTATCTTCAACTTTCTTCGCAGGAATAAGTTTACTCATAATATGGTTGATGTTTCGTTTGCCCATACGTAGAAAAATCAGGTTTTTGCTTATAAGTATAGTTTTCGCGGTACTGCTGGCTTTTATAGTGAGTTTGCTGGGTAGTCACGAATCTCGCCTTGAGGGCTCTTTATCCTATCAGGTTTCACGAATAGTAAACCTTACCTTATTCGATACACGCTACGATCCAGAGAGAGGATTTCTTGCTAACGCTATTAAGGCGATTTTGGAGCGGCCCCTTACGGGCTGGGGTTGGAGCAGATTAGAAGATGTGTTTGTTGGCGATTCAATTTACGTAGTCTTGGCCTACTACGGCGGTATAATCGCTCTTGGGTTGTTCCTTATAGCTTTGTTCTTTATAGCTCTTGCTGCTCTTCGTAGCGGTTTTTTGGGAGAGATTCTTTTGTTGTGGCTTGTGGTGTTTTTGGCAACTGGTTTAGGTAGCCCTTCTTTTTTTATACCTAGACTAGGGGAATGGTGGTGGGCGCTTGTTGGTATTGCATTAGCGGATAATAGCCGCAGGAGGAGAGTATGTTGCATAAAATAA
- a CDS encoding glycosyltransferase encodes MLHKIKVLHIIPNFGAGGAERLLVNLLEAFDRERFEVAAVSLYPESVTILEKEIKKKELKVYFLNKRRGLDLRIIPQLNSLFRSFRPDVIHTHLYVLRYTLLPTLFCKVPVRVHTVHNIAQKEVDWLGKLVHWIAFRLGGVVPVSISQEVANTVRDIYGQGINTPLIYNGIPTTRFVSKARRNNAKSEKDVVLLHIGRFAPQKNHKLLIEAFALAVKEYTTMQLWLVGDGPLRRAVERLVKERELEEKVFFLGIRDDVPELLADSDVFILPSDWEGVPLTVLEAMAADKPVIATAVGGVPELVEDGVTGILVPPCNSYALAQGILRLVKNTDLRQRMGKAAQKRALERFDITRTAREYEALYLKLLRECGRA; translated from the coding sequence ATGTTGCATAAAATAAAGGTACTCCACATCATTCCCAACTTTGGCGCGGGCGGAGCTGAGCGGCTTTTGGTAAACCTCCTTGAGGCCTTTGATCGCGAGCGCTTTGAAGTGGCGGCCGTGAGTCTCTACCCCGAAAGCGTGACGATATTGGAAAAAGAGATTAAGAAGAAGGAGCTTAAGGTATATTTTCTCAATAAGCGCCGAGGGCTAGATCTGCGGATAATACCCCAGCTTAATTCCCTTTTTCGTTCTTTCCGCCCCGATGTTATACATACTCATCTATATGTGTTGCGCTACACTCTGCTGCCAACACTTTTTTGCAAAGTTCCGGTGCGTGTCCACACGGTCCACAATATAGCTCAAAAAGAAGTAGACTGGCTCGGAAAATTAGTGCACTGGATTGCTTTTCGGTTAGGGGGCGTTGTGCCTGTTAGTATCTCACAGGAGGTGGCGAACACCGTTCGGGATATATACGGGCAGGGTATTAATACGCCGTTGATCTACAACGGGATCCCCACTACGCGTTTTGTTTCTAAAGCAAGGCGAAATAATGCTAAAAGTGAAAAGGACGTAGTATTGCTGCATATAGGGAGGTTTGCACCTCAAAAGAATCACAAATTACTTATAGAAGCGTTTGCGCTGGCTGTTAAGGAATATACAACGATGCAGCTCTGGCTTGTAGGAGATGGCCCTTTAAGGCGAGCAGTGGAAAGGCTTGTCAAGGAGAGAGAATTGGAGGAAAAAGTCTTTTTCCTGGGTATACGGGATGATGTGCCTGAGCTCTTGGCAGACTCTGATGTATTTATTCTTCCATCCGACTGGGAAGGGGTGCCGCTGACTGTGTTGGAAGCAATGGCGGCCGACAAGCCGGTAATTGCCACTGCCGTTGGGGGTGTTCCGGAATTGGTAGAGGATGGGGTGACTGGGATTCTGGTGCCTCCTTGTAATTCCTATGCACTAGCACAAGGAATCCTGCGTCTCGTTAAAAACACGGATCTCCGCCAACGCATGGGTAAAGCGGCGCAAAAACGGGCTCTTGAGCGATTTGACATAACCCGGACCGCCAGAGAGTATGAAGCCTTGTATTTGAAGCTCTTGAGGGAGTGTGGACGGGCATGA
- a CDS encoding glycosyltransferase, with the protein MKIAYITAHAPFGRGETFVLEEMLAMAELGVELVIVPRNPPKEVFHDLARQLLDRAIWLPLFNWRIFLSFLKTVALNPRLWRILGRILRHSRTLKILVKNLAVVPKAVFIAGLLRQARVEHIHAHWGSTTATMAWIASELTGIPWSVTLHRWDIAENNLLRFKVERAAFVRCISEDGRREVLCIVGETYQDKVKVLHMGVRLPDTLLPQFHPSRPDFVFACPANLVPVKGHRFLIEACALLLETGIRDFRCLFIGDGPLEAEIRQQIAQLGLEEVVSLVGRLPHGELLRMYERGEVDAVVLPSIVTGDDEREGIPVALMEAMAYGIPVVSTNTGGIPELLSDGAGIIVRDKDARQLAGAVERLIKDEKLAREIGEKGRRKVDEEFNLHKNVKLLLQKIKSK; encoded by the coding sequence GTGAAAATTGCTTACATAACAGCACATGCTCCGTTCGGGCGGGGGGAGACCTTCGTCCTGGAGGAGATGCTCGCGATGGCCGAACTTGGTGTTGAACTCGTCATTGTGCCCCGGAATCCTCCAAAAGAAGTTTTCCACGATCTGGCCCGGCAGCTTTTGGACCGCGCGATATGGCTGCCCTTATTCAACTGGCGAATTTTCCTCTCCTTTTTGAAAACGGTGGCTTTGAATCCTCGCTTGTGGAGGATTCTAGGTAGAATTTTACGTCATTCGCGAACGCTGAAGATCCTGGTTAAGAATCTTGCTGTTGTCCCCAAAGCGGTGTTTATCGCCGGTTTGCTGCGTCAGGCCAGAGTGGAACATATCCACGCCCATTGGGGTTCGACCACGGCCACTATGGCCTGGATAGCGTCGGAACTCACGGGTATTCCATGGAGTGTCACCCTCCACCGATGGGATATTGCGGAGAACAACCTGCTCAGATTTAAAGTAGAACGGGCGGCTTTTGTGCGGTGTATTTCCGAGGACGGGCGGCGCGAGGTACTGTGTATTGTAGGCGAAACGTATCAAGACAAAGTGAAAGTGCTGCACATGGGAGTCCGGCTGCCTGACACGTTGCTTCCGCAATTCCACCCATCGCGACCCGATTTTGTGTTCGCCTGCCCGGCCAATCTTGTGCCCGTAAAGGGCCATCGGTTTCTAATAGAAGCCTGTGCGCTGCTGCTGGAAACAGGGATTCGCGACTTTCGATGCCTTTTCATCGGGGATGGTCCCCTTGAGGCTGAAATTCGCCAGCAAATCGCGCAACTTGGATTGGAGGAGGTTGTCAGTCTCGTTGGCCGTCTGCCCCATGGGGAACTATTGCGGATGTATGAAAGAGGTGAAGTGGACGCGGTGGTCCTCCCCAGTATAGTCACTGGCGATGACGAGAGGGAGGGTATCCCGGTAGCTTTAATGGAGGCCATGGCGTATGGAATCCCTGTGGTTTCCACCAACACCGGCGGCATACCAGAATTGCTCTCAGACGGTGCCGGTATAATTGTAAGGGATAAAGATGCGCGGCAGCTAGCTGGTGCGGTGGAAAGACTTATCAAGGACGAAAAGCTGGCCAGGGAGATCGGTGAGAAAGGGCGTCGAAAGGTTGATGAAGAGTTTAATCTCCATAAGAATGTAAAGCTACTTTTGCAGAAGATCAAAAGCAAGTAG
- the wecB gene encoding non-hydrolyzing UDP-N-acetylglucosamine 2-epimerase, producing MKIVTIVGARPQFIKAAVVSRVLRSVSKAREILVHTGQHYDEKMSDIFFKELEIQRPDYHLGVGSGFHGAQTGRMLEAVEQVLLEEKPDWVLVYGDTNSTLAGALAAVKLHISVAHVEAGLRSFNRRMPEEINRVLTDHAADMLFAPTRAAVENLRRESISEERIHLVGDVMYDAALYYGEKARRESRVLERLGLKPESYILVTIHRAENTDTPSRLQAIVEGLCEVGKSIPVVFPVHPRTRKALERHRLFDEAVASLRLIEPVGYLDMVMLEQNARLIATDSGGVQKEAFFYRVPCVTLRGETEWVEIVELGWNRLVYPHSANAVANGITEGLASTGGMEGEPYGNGRSGELIVQRLLAV from the coding sequence ATGAAAATAGTAACCATCGTTGGTGCCCGGCCACAATTTATTAAAGCTGCCGTAGTTTCGCGGGTATTACGGTCAGTATCAAAAGCACGTGAAATCCTGGTTCACACAGGCCAGCACTACGACGAGAAGATGTCAGACATATTTTTTAAAGAATTAGAAATCCAAAGGCCAGATTATCACTTGGGCGTCGGGTCTGGTTTCCACGGCGCGCAGACGGGCCGAATGCTGGAGGCCGTGGAGCAAGTGCTGCTTGAGGAAAAACCCGATTGGGTACTGGTCTATGGCGATACCAATTCTACTCTGGCCGGAGCCTTGGCTGCGGTGAAGCTCCATATTTCGGTTGCCCACGTGGAGGCTGGCCTGCGCTCCTTCAACCGCCGGATGCCCGAAGAGATCAACCGGGTGCTTACCGACCATGCTGCGGACATGCTGTTCGCTCCTACCCGGGCGGCGGTGGAGAACCTGCGCCGGGAGAGTATTTCCGAGGAACGGATCCACCTGGTGGGCGATGTGATGTACGACGCCGCGCTCTACTACGGTGAAAAGGCGCGCCGGGAAAGCCGTGTGCTAGAAAGGTTGGGGTTGAAGCCGGAGAGCTATATTCTGGTCACCATCCACCGGGCCGAAAATACCGACACCCCCTCAAGGCTTCAGGCCATCGTGGAAGGCCTTTGCGAGGTGGGGAAGAGTATTCCGGTAGTTTTCCCCGTACACCCCCGTACCCGCAAGGCCCTGGAGCGCCACAGGCTCTTTGATGAGGCCGTGGCCAGCTTGCGCCTGATCGAGCCGGTGGGATACCTGGATATGGTGATGCTGGAGCAGAACGCCCGCCTCATCGCCACCGATTCCGGCGGGGTGCAGAAGGAGGCGTTTTTCTACCGGGTCCCCTGCGTGACCCTGCGGGGTGAAACAGAATGGGTGGAGATAGTGGAGCTGGGGTGGAATAGATTGGTTTATCCCCATTCTGCTAATGCGGTCGCAAATGGGATAACGGAGGGCCTTGCCTCCACCGGGGGAATGGAGGGAGAGCCTTACGGGAACGGCCGGAGCGGGGAATTAATCGTACAAAGACTGCTCGCCGTATGA
- a CDS encoding glycosyltransferase family 4 protein, whose protein sequence is MKYETRTVWILNHYAISPDMAGGTRHYDLARELVRRGYEVIIFASGFDHVTHKYVKIKKGEGLRVEDHNGVKFVWLETSPYQGNDWRRVLNMLSYGFSLLRYNKNFKKPEVIIGSSMHPIAPLAGWWLAKRYRARFIFEVRDLWPQTAVDMGAMKRNGVMARLLYAWEKFMYQKAEKIIVLLPNAGEYITGRGIRPEKIVWIPNGVDLKRFDNVKPIDPSSPAAKAFAEQKDMFKVVYAGAHGPANGLDTLVEAAALMAGIDPGVHFFLIGDGPEKGRLVQLAQERSAANITFLAPVPKDEVGAVLREADLLLHCLKTMEVLKYGVSPNKLYDYLASGKPVIMVSNASNQIIREAGAGLVVEPDNAEALVWGILQIKEMPPEERKLLGINGRSYVERHHSMEVLGEKLARVIEEVIRK, encoded by the coding sequence ATGAAATATGAAACACGTACAGTGTGGATCCTTAATCACTACGCCATCAGCCCGGACATGGCCGGCGGCACCAGGCATTACGACCTGGCGCGGGAACTGGTCAGGCGTGGATATGAAGTCATCATCTTTGCTTCTGGCTTTGATCATGTTACTCATAAATATGTAAAAATCAAAAAGGGTGAGGGTTTACGGGTCGAAGACCATAACGGCGTGAAGTTTGTGTGGCTGGAGACGAGCCCTTACCAGGGCAATGACTGGCGTAGGGTTTTGAATATGCTTTCTTACGGCTTCAGCCTTTTGCGGTATAATAAAAACTTTAAGAAGCCGGAAGTGATTATCGGCTCATCCATGCACCCCATCGCTCCTTTGGCAGGGTGGTGGCTGGCGAAAAGGTACCGGGCGCGGTTTATTTTCGAGGTTCGGGACCTGTGGCCGCAGACGGCGGTCGATATGGGCGCCATGAAAAGAAACGGCGTGATGGCCCGGCTCCTTTACGCGTGGGAAAAGTTTATGTACCAGAAGGCGGAAAAAATAATCGTCCTGTTACCGAATGCGGGTGAATACATAACCGGGAGAGGCATCAGGCCGGAAAAGATAGTCTGGATACCCAACGGCGTCGATCTAAAAAGGTTTGACAATGTCAAACCCATTGATCCGTCGTCACCGGCGGCAAAGGCTTTTGCTGAACAAAAGGATATGTTCAAAGTTGTTTACGCCGGCGCCCACGGCCCTGCCAATGGGCTCGATACCTTGGTCGAGGCGGCGGCCTTGATGGCTGGTATTGATCCTGGCGTCCACTTTTTTTTAATCGGCGATGGGCCGGAAAAAGGGCGGCTGGTCCAGCTGGCGCAGGAAAGGTCCGCCGCCAATATTACTTTTTTGGCGCCTGTGCCCAAAGATGAGGTAGGGGCTGTATTAAGGGAGGCGGATTTATTATTACACTGCTTGAAAACTATGGAGGTATTAAAATACGGCGTAAGCCCGAATAAGCTTTATGACTATTTAGCAAGCGGTAAGCCGGTCATTATGGTTAGCAATGCAAGCAATCAAATAATTAGGGAAGCCGGCGCCGGTCTTGTTGTGGAGCCGGATAACGCTGAAGCGTTAGTCTGGGGCATTCTCCAGATTAAAGAAATGCCTCCCGAAGAAAGGAAGCTCCTGGGTATTAACGGACGCTCATATGTGGAGCGGCATCACAGCATGGAAGTTCTGGGAGAAAAACTGGCGCGGGTAATAGAAGAAGTGATTCGGAAATAA
- a CDS encoding deoxyguanosinetriphosphate triphosphohydrolase family protein produces MNQSIKALRGEELLAAMDEKLADYAVKNKDYTPSSRIMEEELIKDDTRTPFQHDRDRIIHSRAFRRLKGKTQVFQANLGDHYRTRLSHTLEVAQMSRSIARVFRLNEDLTEAIALGHDLGHPPFGHAAERKLNHILRGKDKKEICPYDIGGFRHNVNSLKVVDFFERYHGNFPGLNLTNWTREGILKHTSLIDKDYKERVFDTTLDISTLHPEVDTPCFLEGQVVALCDEIAQVTHDLEDAFRAKMMSVNSSKLLDIDIYRQAYEIAQTEKLKNDIDEYNLRVRLIRNLIRLLINDAVSATEENIKIFNPGRPVNEPIRARLVVLKQTASQVEKLKKVLDETMYDSYEVARMDIKGDLCVEKLFEAYYKEPARMPDYVFRKYNDALEVFSKKIQEKPKVTLCRENLHKKIEDIKKEKHLNEIFLHTIAEHIAGMTDQFAFNEYRQLFLP; encoded by the coding sequence ATGAACCAATCAATTAAGGCTTTACGTGGTGAAGAATTATTAGCTGCGATGGATGAAAAGTTGGCGGATTATGCTGTAAAAAATAAAGATTATACACCTTCAAGTAGAATAATGGAAGAAGAATTAATTAAAGATGATACAAGAACGCCATTTCAACATGATAGAGATAGAATAATTCATTCTCGTGCATTTCGCCGCTTAAAAGGCAAAACACAGGTATTTCAAGCCAATCTTGGAGATCATTATAGGACAAGGCTTAGCCATACATTAGAGGTTGCTCAAATGTCCCGTTCAATAGCTCGTGTTTTCAGATTAAATGAAGATTTAACAGAAGCTATAGCCCTAGGACACGATTTAGGGCATCCGCCTTTTGGTCATGCTGCGGAACGTAAACTTAATCATATTTTGCGAGGAAAAGATAAAAAAGAAATATGCCCCTATGATATTGGCGGCTTTCGCCATAATGTAAATAGCTTAAAGGTAGTTGACTTTTTTGAACGTTATCATGGTAATTTTCCCGGTTTAAACCTTACAAATTGGACCAGAGAAGGCATATTAAAACATACCTCTCTTATTGATAAGGATTATAAGGAACGAGTATTTGATACAACTTTAGATATTTCGACATTACATCCTGAAGTGGACACACCTTGTTTCCTTGAAGGTCAAGTTGTTGCATTGTGTGATGAAATAGCTCAGGTTACTCATGATTTAGAAGATGCTTTTCGAGCAAAAATGATGTCAGTAAATTCTTCTAAATTGCTTGATATAGATATATACCGTCAAGCTTACGAGATTGCTCAAACTGAAAAATTAAAAAATGATATTGACGAATATAACTTAAGGGTTCGATTAATACGCAATCTTATCCGCTTACTAATAAATGATGCGGTTAGTGCAACGGAGGAGAATATAAAAATCTTTAATCCTGGTCGTCCAGTCAATGAACCAATTCGGGCTAGATTAGTAGTACTTAAACAAACTGCTAGTCAAGTAGAAAAGTTAAAAAAAGTACTTGATGAAACAATGTATGATTCATATGAGGTTGCTCGTATGGATATTAAAGGTGATCTTTGTGTTGAGAAACTTTTTGAAGCTTACTATAAGGAACCCGCCCGTATGCCAGACTATGTTTTTCGAAAATATAATGATGCCCTTGAAGTATTCTCCAAGAAAATACAGGAAAAGCCCAAAGTTACATTATGTCGTGAGAATTTACATAAAAAAATAGAAGATATCAAAAAGGAAAAACATCTCAATGAGATATTCCTTCATACAATAGCAGAGCATATAGCAGGAATGACAGATCAATTTGCTTTTAACGAGTACCGTCAATTGTTTCTACCTTAA